One region of Flavobacterium sp. GSB-24 genomic DNA includes:
- a CDS encoding DUF5004 domain-containing protein, translating into MKCKSLYWLAFIMCFFALSCDNTEDGSYVDPITIYEKVNGNWQLANLKMVDEVAKANKIEPNEENLSTYFNYEDFKINFSVDEKNQPTTYEVTGNVPPLFAPKGYWALSSAFQPTNSGATRIYLYSDAQKTQKTDELRLISVPGKNDEMQIQLTHSSDGVDFVSYVFKLNAIN; encoded by the coding sequence ATGAAATGTAAAAGTCTTTATTGGTTAGCTTTTATAATGTGTTTTTTTGCGCTTAGCTGCGACAACACAGAAGATGGAAGCTACGTAGATCCGATTACCATTTATGAGAAAGTAAATGGGAATTGGCAATTGGCAAATCTGAAAATGGTTGATGAAGTTGCGAAAGCAAATAAGATCGAACCAAATGAAGAAAACTTGAGTACCTATTTCAACTACGAAGATTTTAAAATCAACTTCAGCGTAGACGAAAAAAACCAGCCAACAACTTATGAAGTAACTGGAAATGTCCCTCCATTATTTGCTCCAAAGGGTTACTGGGCGCTAAGCTCAGCTTTTCAGCCGACTAATTCTGGTGCAACAAGAATCTACTTGTATAGTGATGCACAAAAAACTCAAAAAACAGATGAACTTCGATTGATTTCTGTTCCAGGAAAAAATGACGAAATGCAGATTCAGTTAACGCATTCTTCAGACGGAGTAGATTTTGTGTCTTATGTATTTAAATTAAATGCTATTAATTAA
- a CDS encoding DUF6377 domain-containing protein produces the protein MRRILILLFFIGSFSLTAKETNPYLEELDQVLLKKDVYLKQKYRKIEALKKNVSKFTLNQNNEELYNCYMSLFEEYKSFKYDSAYYYLEQSKIKAKILKDPKFLSKSRIKEGFVLLSSGLFKEAIDTLNVIDDTKLDLKNKFEYYNIKARAYYDLADYNRDQRFNIHYVQQGNHFLKKALALIGTNTNEYWAAESLKRLKQQDWRGAEFAFSYWINNYNLPPDYYGIATSSLGYIYSERGYTKKAIQYLALAAVADVKNATKETVALRNLANELFKMGYLDKANEYINIAMDDATFYNARHRKIEISSILPIIEKAQLNNVKDKNDKLEKIIILLTILTVIIFLFLGIIFKQLKEKNKARKIMASSYLQLQEMNVSLSEANAIKEEYITYFIKATSAFINKIDHIQKSTLHKIITKKTDEVIASLKRYNVKEERENLFHQFDEIFLRLFPTFVTEFNKLFPNDHKCIVKKGELLNTELRIFALYRLGIQDSSQMAEFLELSVATIYTYKTRIKSKSDFKDTFEQKIMEIKTI, from the coding sequence ATGCGAAGAATATTGATACTGCTTTTCTTCATTGGAAGTTTTTCTCTGACTGCAAAAGAGACAAATCCTTACTTAGAAGAATTAGATCAGGTTCTCTTGAAAAAAGATGTTTACCTGAAACAGAAATATCGAAAAATTGAAGCTTTAAAGAAAAACGTTTCAAAGTTTACGCTTAATCAAAACAATGAAGAGCTGTACAATTGTTATATGTCATTATTTGAAGAATACAAATCTTTTAAATACGACTCTGCTTATTATTATCTGGAGCAATCTAAAATCAAAGCTAAAATTTTAAAAGATCCTAAGTTTTTGTCTAAAAGCCGAATTAAAGAAGGTTTTGTTTTACTGTCTTCTGGACTTTTTAAAGAAGCAATTGATACTCTGAATGTTATTGATGATACTAAACTTGATCTTAAAAATAAATTTGAATATTATAACATTAAAGCCCGAGCCTATTATGATTTAGCCGACTACAACCGTGATCAGCGCTTTAATATTCATTATGTGCAGCAGGGAAATCATTTCTTAAAAAAGGCATTGGCTTTAATTGGTACAAATACTAATGAATATTGGGCAGCAGAAAGCCTGAAACGTCTAAAGCAGCAAGATTGGCGCGGAGCAGAATTCGCCTTTAGCTATTGGATTAATAATTATAACCTGCCTCCCGATTATTACGGAATTGCAACTTCGAGTCTGGGATATATTTATTCGGAAAGAGGATATACCAAAAAGGCTATTCAATACCTAGCACTTGCCGCGGTTGCCGATGTTAAAAATGCAACAAAAGAAACGGTTGCACTTCGAAACCTGGCCAACGAACTTTTTAAAATGGGATATTTGGATAAAGCCAATGAATACATCAATATAGCGATGGATGATGCCACTTTTTATAACGCCAGACATCGAAAAATTGAAATCTCATCTATTCTGCCGATTATAGAAAAGGCACAATTGAATAATGTAAAAGACAAAAATGATAAACTGGAAAAAATCATTATCCTATTGACCATTCTTACGGTTATTATTTTTCTGTTTTTAGGGATTATTTTCAAGCAGTTGAAAGAAAAAAATAAGGCTAGAAAAATTATGGCTTCTTCTTATCTGCAATTACAAGAAATGAATGTGAGTTTAAGCGAGGCAAATGCTATAAAAGAAGAATATATTACGTATTTCATCAAAGCAACTTCGGCTTTCATCAATAAAATAGATCATATTCAGAAAAGCACGCTTCATAAAATTATCACCAAAAAAACAGATGAAGTTATTGCCAGTTTAAAGCGCTATAACGTAAAGGAAGAAAGAGAAAATCTATTTCATCAATTTGATGAGATCTTCTTGAGATTGTTTCCCACTTTTGTGACCGAATTCAATAAACTGTTCCCAAACGATCATAAATGCATTGTAAAAAAAGGCGAACTTTTGAATACCGAATTACGAATTTTTGCTTTGTACCGATTAGGAATTCAAGACAGTAGTCAAATGGCAGAATTCTTAGAACTTTCTGTGGCTACAATTTACACCTACAAAACCAGAATTAAAAGTAAATCTGATTTTAAAGATACTTTTGAACAAAAAATTATGGAGATTAAAACTATTTAA
- a CDS encoding sterol desaturase family protein, producing MKNINFLAFAMPAFFLFLFLEYKLAQRRKRPEIFNYESSVSNISIGIAERLINLFIAASFYQLYYLIYDDYRIFDIPSNALVWFALILATDFVWYWYHRLGHEVNFFWAAHIVHHHSEEFNFTAAARITTFQAIIRTGFWCVLPLMGFHPAMVITMLIVHGAYSFFTHTQLIGKIKWLEYVFVTPSVHGVHHASDEKYLDKNYGDMFTFWDRLFGTFQTEEEKPKYGLTHPLKSYSFLWQHFHYYFEIYELWKRSSGFKAKWKAVFGSPAHMDQDIRPILEKRFLQDKSNPHQRLRFKNYLYIKLGICTLVLTVFTYYFDYLEIYDKLFVLCFIIITLINCGALLEQRKWIYYLEYARILLITTYFLYEEDLIMFFFVPIAVMIFVEQLFSLSKLYQNTILQLETSE from the coding sequence ATGAAAAATATCAATTTTCTAGCTTTTGCTATGCCAGCCTTTTTTCTTTTTTTATTTTTAGAATATAAGCTTGCTCAACGCAGAAAAAGGCCTGAAATTTTTAACTATGAAAGCTCAGTTTCTAATATTAGCATTGGTATTGCAGAGCGGTTGATTAACTTATTTATTGCCGCCAGTTTTTATCAGTTGTATTATTTAATCTATGACGATTATAGAATATTTGATATTCCGAGCAACGCTTTGGTTTGGTTTGCCCTCATTCTTGCCACCGATTTCGTTTGGTATTGGTACCACCGATTAGGACATGAAGTCAATTTTTTCTGGGCGGCGCATATTGTGCATCATCACAGCGAAGAATTTAATTTTACCGCTGCGGCCAGAATTACAACTTTTCAGGCAATAATACGAACGGGATTTTGGTGTGTGCTGCCATTAATGGGTTTTCATCCTGCAATGGTAATTACGATGCTAATTGTCCACGGAGCATATTCTTTTTTTACACATACACAGCTTATTGGTAAAATAAAATGGCTGGAATATGTTTTTGTAACACCTTCTGTTCATGGCGTTCATCATGCATCTGACGAAAAATATCTGGATAAAAATTACGGAGATATGTTTACGTTTTGGGATCGCCTTTTTGGAACTTTTCAAACCGAGGAAGAAAAACCAAAATACGGGTTAACGCACCCGCTTAAAAGCTATAGTTTCTTGTGGCAGCACTTTCATTATTACTTTGAAATTTACGAATTATGGAAACGCTCCAGCGGATTTAAAGCGAAATGGAAGGCGGTTTTTGGAAGTCCAGCCCACATGGATCAAGATATTCGCCCCATTCTGGAAAAGCGTTTTCTTCAGGATAAAAGTAACCCGCATCAAAGACTTCGATTTAAAAATTACCTTTATATAAAATTGGGAATCTGTACGCTGGTTTTAACCGTTTTTACGTATTATTTCGATTATTTAGAAATCTATGATAAACTGTTTGTACTTTGTTTTATTATAATCACCTTAATCAATTGCGGGGCTTTATTAGAACAGCGAAAATGGATATATTATTTAGAATATGCCCGTATTTTATTAATTACAACTTATTTTTTATACGAAGAAGATTTGATCATGTTTTTCTTCGTGCCTATTGCAGTAATGATTTTTGTTGAGCAGTTATTTTCGTTGAGTAAACTCTATCAAAATACAATTTTGCAATTGGAGACTTCCGAATAA
- a CDS encoding Glu/Leu/Phe/Val dehydrogenase, with protein MSSEIIKHNPFQSMIDRFNIAADILKLDDSIRQKLQRPEKQITVNFSITLDNGDVQNFEGYRVIHNTALGPSKGGIRYDTAVNLDEVKALAAWMTWKSAVTGIPFGGAKGGIICDPRKHSKAELEKITRAYTKALADIFGPEKDVPAPDMGTGPDEMGWLMDEFSIVHGRPIHAVVTGKHLHSGGSLGRVEATGRGVSIISLLALQKLKIRPARATAAIQGFGNVGLHSALFLYEKGIKIVAVSDVSEALHNPDGINIPELILYYNLNNKTIKGYPNSVAIKHDDLLLLDVDVLIPAAKEDVITQKNAGDVQARIIVEGANGPVSSDADQILHDKNILVVPDILANAGGVTVSYFEWLQNSLLESWRIHQINKRLEDILEKGFDTVFRVAVKHDVTPRIAAYIIALKKVAETQSVKEVALEAPQYKQN; from the coding sequence ATGAGTTCAGAAATTATAAAACATAATCCCTTTCAATCGATGATTGATCGCTTTAATATTGCTGCAGATATTTTAAAATTAGATGATTCTATTAGACAAAAACTACAGCGGCCAGAAAAACAAATCACTGTAAACTTTTCTATTACCTTAGATAACGGAGACGTTCAAAATTTTGAAGGTTACCGAGTAATTCACAATACAGCTTTAGGACCTTCAAAAGGAGGCATTCGATATGATACCGCTGTTAATCTCGATGAAGTAAAAGCACTTGCCGCCTGGATGACCTGGAAATCTGCTGTAACCGGAATTCCGTTTGGCGGCGCTAAAGGCGGCATTATTTGCGATCCTAGAAAACATTCTAAAGCAGAATTAGAAAAAATTACAAGAGCTTACACAAAAGCTTTAGCGGATATTTTTGGACCAGAAAAAGATGTTCCAGCTCCAGACATGGGAACTGGTCCAGACGAAATGGGCTGGCTGATGGATGAATTTTCGATAGTGCACGGCAGACCAATTCATGCCGTAGTTACAGGAAAACATCTTCATTCTGGAGGATCTTTAGGCAGAGTAGAAGCTACAGGAAGAGGCGTAAGTATTATAAGTCTTCTGGCACTTCAAAAATTAAAAATCAGACCTGCAAGAGCTACTGCGGCTATTCAAGGTTTTGGAAATGTCGGACTGCATTCGGCTTTATTTTTATATGAAAAAGGAATAAAAATCGTTGCCGTAAGTGATGTTTCAGAAGCTTTGCATAATCCAGACGGAATTAATATTCCAGAACTGATTTTGTATTATAATTTGAATAATAAAACGATAAAAGGTTATCCAAATTCGGTTGCCATAAAACATGACGATTTATTGCTTTTAGACGTTGATGTGTTGATTCCGGCTGCAAAAGAAGATGTGATTACGCAGAAAAATGCAGGAGATGTTCAGGCAAGAATTATTGTTGAAGGTGCCAATGGTCCTGTTTCTTCAGATGCAGATCAAATTCTCCATGATAAAAATATATTAGTTGTTCCTGATATTTTAGCCAATGCCGGCGGTGTTACGGTTTCTTATTTCGAATGGCTTCAAAATTCGCTTTTGGAGTCTTGGAGAATTCACCAGATTAACAAACGTCTGGAGGATATATTAGAAAAAGGTTTTGATACTGTTTTTAGAGTTGCAGTAAAACATGATGTAACGCCTCGTATTGCTGCTTATATAATTGCTTTGAAAAAAGTAGCCGAAACACAATCGGTAAAAGAAGTTGCTTTAGAAGCGCCTCAGTATAAACAAAATTAA
- a CDS encoding DMT family transporter, giving the protein MLFLILSILCSVIVGVVFKISRKYNANPSQIISFNYITAITLCYFTFGPDLQSLDNNAPLGIYTAVGILLPIVFLFLALSIRFMGIAKTDAAQRLSLFIPILAAWLLFNESFNTYKVIGVLIGFAALLFILRKQSDNNDNKWIYPALVLFGFGLVDILFKKIALYTAVPYTTSLFLVFLISFAVSVFIVLYKIIIPKEKLEVKNIPFGMLVGVFNFGNILFYLKAHKAFAENPSTVFAGMNMGVIILGTIIGAYFFKEKLSKTNIFGLFLALIAIVFIFISQLQ; this is encoded by the coding sequence ATGTTATTCCTTATTTTAAGCATTTTATGCAGTGTTATTGTGGGTGTTGTATTCAAAATTTCAAGAAAATACAATGCAAATCCTTCTCAGATCATTTCTTTCAATTATATAACAGCCATTACGCTCTGCTATTTTACTTTTGGACCAGACCTTCAATCATTAGATAATAATGCACCTTTAGGAATTTATACAGCAGTCGGAATTTTACTTCCAATTGTGTTTTTATTTTTGGCACTTTCCATTCGATTTATGGGAATTGCAAAAACAGATGCCGCGCAGCGATTGTCGCTTTTTATTCCCATTTTAGCAGCCTGGCTTTTGTTTAATGAGTCATTTAACACTTATAAAGTTATTGGTGTTTTAATTGGTTTTGCCGCCCTTTTATTCATTCTTAGAAAACAGTCTGACAATAATGACAATAAATGGATTTATCCAGCATTGGTATTATTCGGTTTTGGACTTGTAGATATACTTTTTAAGAAAATTGCTTTGTATACGGCAGTTCCTTATACAACATCTTTGTTTTTGGTTTTTCTAATTTCGTTTGCTGTTTCTGTCTTTATCGTGCTTTATAAAATAATTATTCCAAAAGAAAAATTAGAAGTTAAAAATATTCCTTTCGGAATGCTGGTTGGAGTTTTTAATTTCGGAAATATTTTATTCTACTTAAAAGCTCATAAAGCATTTGCAGAAAATCCGTCGACAGTTTTTGCAGGAATGAACATGGGGGTTATTATTCTTGGAACTATAATTGGAGCTTATTTCTTTAAAGAAAAGCTTTCTAAAACTAATATTTTTGGCTTGTTTCTGGCTTTAATTGCTATCGTTTTTATATTTATTTCACAATTGCAGTAA
- a CDS encoding AAA family ATPase, translating to MEINNIKTLGQLKAAGYKSTSIKDELRNNLREKIKSGKPVFEGVHGFENTVIPELERAILSRHNINLLGLRGQAKTRLARKMIELLDEYIPYVSGSEINDDPLNPISRFAKDLIEEKGEDTPISWLHRSDRFFEKLATPDVTVADLIGDVDPIKAANLKLSYADDRVIHFGMIPRANRCIFVINELPDLQARIQVALFNILQEGDIQIRGFKVRMPLDMQFVFTANPEDYTNRGSIVTPLKDRIGSQILTHYPENIAIARTITEQESKLDQNQTDIVYVPSLARDILEQISFEARESEYIDNKSGVSARMSITAFENLISTAERRALISGVDKTTLRLSDFIGIIPAITGKVELVYEGEQEGADVVAESLIGSAIRTLFPEYFPKIEKLEKPDEKTPYSDVVEWFFAESGFELLDDASDAEYKNILDEVTPLDELLKKYQPQLAKEDQYFMKEFVLWGLVEYRKLSKDRFAKGNQFRDIYGSYISKF from the coding sequence ATGGAAATAAATAATATAAAGACTTTAGGTCAATTAAAAGCCGCTGGATATAAAAGTACAAGCATTAAAGATGAATTGCGAAATAATCTTCGTGAAAAAATAAAATCCGGAAAACCTGTTTTTGAAGGCGTTCATGGTTTTGAAAATACTGTAATTCCAGAACTAGAACGCGCAATTTTATCACGTCACAATATTAATTTACTTGGACTTCGCGGACAGGCAAAAACTCGTTTGGCGCGTAAAATGATCGAATTATTAGATGAATATATTCCGTATGTATCGGGTTCAGAAATTAATGACGATCCGTTAAATCCGATTTCTCGTTTTGCTAAAGATTTAATTGAAGAAAAAGGAGAAGACACACCAATTTCTTGGCTGCATAGAAGTGATCGTTTCTTCGAAAAGTTAGCAACTCCAGACGTAACCGTTGCCGATTTAATTGGAGACGTAGATCCAATAAAGGCGGCAAATTTAAAATTGTCTTATGCAGACGACCGCGTAATTCACTTCGGAATGATTCCGAGAGCGAACCGCTGTATTTTTGTAATCAACGAATTACCCGATTTACAGGCAAGAATTCAAGTTGCTTTATTCAATATCCTTCAAGAAGGCGACATACAAATTAGAGGTTTTAAAGTTAGGATGCCTCTGGATATGCAGTTTGTTTTCACGGCAAATCCAGAAGATTATACCAATAGAGGAAGTATAGTAACACCTTTAAAAGACAGAATTGGATCTCAGATTTTAACGCACTATCCTGAGAATATTGCTATTGCAAGAACTATTACAGAACAGGAATCTAAATTAGATCAAAACCAAACGGATATCGTTTATGTACCGAGCTTAGCCAGAGATATTTTAGAACAAATAAGTTTTGAAGCCCGCGAAAGCGAATATATCGATAATAAAAGTGGTGTAAGTGCCAGAATGAGTATTACAGCTTTTGAAAATTTAATAAGTACCGCAGAACGTCGTGCTTTGATTTCTGGAGTTGATAAAACAACGCTTCGTTTATCTGATTTTATCGGTATCATTCCTGCGATTACAGGAAAAGTAGAATTGGTTTATGAAGGCGAGCAGGAGGGAGCAGATGTTGTGGCAGAAAGTCTTATTGGTTCAGCGATCAGAACTTTGTTTCCAGAATATTTTCCTAAAATTGAAAAATTAGAAAAACCAGACGAAAAAACGCCGTATTCTGATGTTGTAGAATGGTTTTTTGCCGAAAGTGGTTTCGAATTATTAGACGATGCTTCAGACGCAGAGTATAAAAATATTCTGGATGAAGTTACTCCATTAGATGAATTATTAAAAAAATACCAGCCTCAACTGGCAAAAGAAGATCAATACTTTATGAAAGAATTTGTTTTGTGGGGATTGGTTGAATATAGAAAATTAAGCAAAGACAGATTTGCAAAAGGAAATCAGTTTAGAGATATTTACGGAAGTTATATCAGTAAATTTTAA
- a CDS encoding VWA domain-containing protein, which yields MKNEFKKGFYFKTYEAPFQSPFDKLFTIFKELITHTSGDFDEAISWLRELDIEYKLTDENYTIDDFIEDLKKKGYIRDEVKDDGSPGLGITAKTERAIRQQALDQIFGNLKRSGSGNHKTKHAGNGDEHTGEFREFNFGDGLERISLTESLRNAQINNGVESFMLTENDLVVEETQYKAQMSTVLMIDISHSMILYGEDRITPAKKVAMALAELITTRYPKDTLDILVFGNDAWTIPIKDLPYLQVGPYHTNTVAGLQLAMDILRRKRNTNKQIFMITDGKPSCVRERDGSYYMNSNGLDEYIVDKCYTQAQQARKLHIPITTFMIAKDPYLQRFVNQFTEANQGKAFYTGLKGLGEMIFEDYETNRKKRIK from the coding sequence ATGAAAAACGAATTTAAAAAAGGCTTTTACTTTAAGACTTACGAAGCTCCTTTTCAGTCTCCGTTTGACAAACTTTTTACTATTTTTAAAGAGTTGATCACCCATACTTCGGGCGATTTTGACGAAGCTATCAGCTGGCTTCGGGAACTGGACATCGAATATAAACTTACCGACGAAAATTATACCATCGACGATTTTATTGAGGATCTTAAGAAAAAAGGATACATCAGAGATGAAGTTAAAGACGATGGAAGTCCTGGATTAGGAATTACTGCAAAAACCGAAAGAGCCATTAGACAACAGGCTTTAGATCAGATTTTTGGTAATTTGAAGCGTTCAGGAAGCGGTAATCATAAAACGAAACATGCCGGAAATGGAGATGAACACACAGGAGAATTCCGTGAGTTTAATTTTGGAGATGGTTTAGAAAGAATTTCTTTGACCGAAAGTCTTCGAAATGCACAGATCAATAATGGGGTGGAAAGTTTTATGCTCACCGAAAATGATTTGGTTGTCGAAGAAACGCAGTACAAAGCACAGATGAGTACGGTTTTGATGATCGATATCAGTCACAGCATGATTTTATACGGCGAAGACCGAATTACGCCTGCGAAAAAAGTGGCCATGGCTCTTGCTGAATTAATTACGACAAGATATCCAAAAGATACACTCGATATTTTAGTTTTTGGAAATGATGCCTGGACAATTCCAATTAAAGATTTACCATATTTACAAGTTGGACCTTATCATACCAATACGGTTGCAGGTTTGCAGCTGGCAATGGATATCCTTCGCAGAAAACGAAATACCAACAAGCAGATTTTCATGATTACCGATGGAAAACCAAGTTGCGTTCGCGAACGTGATGGTTCCTATTATATGAATAGTAATGGTCTTGACGAATATATTGTAGATAAATGCTACACACAGGCTCAGCAGGCAAGAAAACTGCATATTCCGATCACAACTTTTATGATTGCCAAAGATCCGTATTTACAGCGTTTTGTAAATCAGTTTACAGAAGCAAATCAGGGAAAAGCATTTTATACTGGACTGAAAGGTTTGGGTGAAATGATTTTTGAAGATTATGAAACGAATAGGAAGAAAAGAATTAAATAA
- a CDS encoding YchJ family metal-binding protein, with protein MEKNQSMENKKCFCDTGLLFENCCGLYLDTSQKAPSALALMRSRYSAYASHNADYLLETTYSSERKYYSKPEILRWAVSNKWQKLEILSFTENTVEFKAYFLDSNNKPQVHYEFSTFKFENGSWYYVDGKFE; from the coding sequence ATGGAGAAGAACCAGTCGATGGAGAATAAAAAATGCTTCTGCGATACCGGTTTATTGTTTGAAAACTGCTGCGGATTGTATTTAGATACTAGTCAAAAAGCTCCATCTGCATTGGCATTAATGCGTTCGAGATATTCGGCATACGCTTCTCATAATGCAGATTATCTTTTGGAAACGACTTATAGTTCAGAAAGAAAATATTATTCAAAACCAGAAATTTTAAGATGGGCAGTTTCGAATAAGTGGCAGAAACTAGAAATATTGAGTTTTACAGAAAATACAGTTGAATTCAAAGCCTACTTTTTAGATTCAAATAATAAACCACAAGTACATTATGAGTTTTCTACTTTTAAGTTCGAAAATGGATCTTGGTACTACGTAGACGGAAAGTTTGAATAA
- a CDS encoding KTSC domain-containing protein encodes MKKIVEYRKLLNVEKTAELKELKTIYRNAMKEAHPDKFQGDDAGLKAAEEKSKTIIEAYHFLVSIHPDTIKLNLPEYTETISTCTITDYKFVEGRLIIDFSNGSVYEYISVPKATYVKMVNADSPGRFAKRHILNSFTWRKKTNQE; translated from the coding sequence ATGAAAAAAATAGTTGAATACCGCAAGTTACTAAACGTAGAAAAAACTGCAGAGTTAAAAGAGTTAAAAACAATTTATCGTAATGCAATGAAAGAAGCGCATCCTGATAAATTTCAAGGAGATGACGCTGGTCTAAAAGCTGCTGAAGAAAAAAGTAAAACTATCATCGAAGCTTACCACTTTTTAGTAAGCATTCACCCTGATACTATTAAACTTAATTTACCTGAGTACACAGAAACAATTTCAACTTGTACAATTACAGATTATAAATTTGTTGAAGGTCGTTTAATCATTGACTTTTCTAACGGAAGCGTTTACGAATACATTAGTGTTCCTAAAGCAACTTACGTTAAAATGGTAAATGCTGATTCTCCTGGAAGATTTGCAAAAAGACATATCTTAAACTCTTTTACTTGGAGAAAGAAAACAAATCAAGAATAG
- a CDS encoding DUF4369 domain-containing protein: MKKILFVLTASAAIISCSKVKDGEYLITGTATGIENGKTIILQGADPATRMPVSLDTVKVENGKFEIKGKVTEPAFHTLILQGANGPIPLILESGEIKVTIDKDSIQKSKVSGTYNNDEYVSFIEDITKTQKSLIDFQKKNNQKMQQAQQAQDTAVINSLMKQYMEIQKEVGENSKKKYYTYAETHPKSYISAILIQNLLNDPTADTKKLESLYNSLDESLKKTTPGKEIKTRFGQAKMPSVGATAAPVGSAK; this comes from the coding sequence ATGAAAAAAATACTTTTTGTACTTACAGCTTCTGCAGCTATCATTTCTTGCAGCAAAGTTAAAGATGGAGAATACCTTATTACAGGTACAGCTACAGGGATTGAAAACGGGAAAACTATTATTTTACAAGGTGCAGATCCTGCTACAAGAATGCCAGTTTCTCTTGATACAGTAAAAGTTGAAAATGGAAAATTTGAAATAAAAGGAAAAGTAACTGAACCAGCTTTCCATACTTTGATTTTACAAGGAGCTAATGGTCCTATTCCATTGATTCTTGAATCAGGTGAAATTAAAGTTACAATTGATAAAGACAGTATCCAAAAATCTAAAGTTTCTGGAACTTACAATAATGATGAGTATGTATCTTTCATTGAAGATATTACAAAAACTCAAAAAAGCTTAATTGATTTTCAGAAAAAGAATAATCAAAAAATGCAGCAAGCACAGCAAGCTCAAGATACAGCAGTTATCAACAGCTTGATGAAACAATACATGGAAATCCAGAAAGAAGTTGGAGAAAACAGCAAAAAGAAATATTATACTTATGCTGAAACTCATCCAAAATCATATATCTCAGCTATTCTTATTCAAAATTTATTGAATGATCCAACAGCTGATACTAAAAAATTAGAAAGCCTTTACAATTCTTTAGATGAGTCTTTGAAAAAGACTACTCCTGGAAAAGAAATCAAAACTAGATTTGGCCAAGCAAAAATGCCATCTGTTGGAGCTACAGCTGCACCAGTGGGCAGTGCTAAATGA
- a CDS encoding TlpA disulfide reductase family protein, whose product MKQSLGKVTIVDFWASWCGPCRQENPNVVAMYKKLHPKGLNIVGVSLDKDAAKWKEAIAKDGLTWTHVSNLKFWDEPIAKQYNVESIPATFILDASGKVVAQDLRGPELEAKIVELLAK is encoded by the coding sequence CTGAAACAAAGTTTAGGTAAAGTAACAATCGTAGATTTCTGGGCTTCATGGTGTGGACCATGCAGACAAGAAAATCCTAATGTTGTAGCAATGTATAAAAAATTGCACCCAAAAGGATTAAATATTGTTGGAGTGTCTTTAGATAAAGATGCTGCAAAATGGAAAGAAGCGATTGCAAAAGATGGCTTAACTTGGACACACGTTTCAAACCTAAAATTTTGGGACGAGCCAATTGCAAAACAATATAATGTTGAATCTATTCCTGCAACTTTTATTCTTGATGCCTCAGGAAAAGTGGTTGCTCAAGACTTAAGAGGTCCAGAATTGGAAGCAAAAATCGTAGAGCTTTTAGCTAAATAA